A part of Chitinimonas koreensis genomic DNA contains:
- a CDS encoding pentapeptide repeat-containing protein: MNVHDEIARARRLARPLQRWQQRGWQAAGLALDDLAFHQGDFAGADLRGAALGHSRWIECDLRGADLRGAGLDAASFVRCRLDGARFDGASARNAGWVDSTLAGSSWQDVALTLCAWMKCRLDDADFAGARLERCAFGASEAARLDLAGARLGQCVLNGLDLAAARLDGLAADTVMFIGCGLRDQDLAGLQLPRCNFDGVDFGAADLRGAELSSANLHGARLAGARLDGANAPHVLFLDARLEGCRFDGAMLEGALFVRARLADCGFRDARLRLSVWERAQLVGVDWRGADFEYARLEHLRGERVDARGAGFDHASLHGAEFADSDFADARLRRARGTDPELLAIQQPLLSLESA; encoded by the coding sequence ATGAACGTCCACGACGAGATCGCCCGCGCGCGCCGGCTGGCGCGGCCGCTGCAGCGCTGGCAGCAGCGCGGCTGGCAGGCGGCCGGCCTGGCGCTGGACGACCTGGCCTTCCACCAGGGCGACTTCGCCGGCGCCGACCTGCGCGGCGCGGCGCTGGGCCACAGCCGCTGGATCGAATGCGATCTGCGCGGCGCCGACCTGCGCGGCGCCGGGCTCGACGCCGCCAGCTTCGTGCGCTGCCGGCTCGACGGCGCGCGCTTCGACGGCGCCAGCGCGCGCAACGCCGGCTGGGTCGACAGCACGCTGGCCGGCAGCAGCTGGCAGGACGTGGCGCTGACGCTGTGCGCCTGGATGAAGTGCCGGCTCGACGACGCCGATTTCGCCGGCGCCCGGCTGGAGCGCTGCGCCTTCGGCGCCAGCGAGGCGGCGCGGCTCGACCTCGCCGGCGCCCGGCTCGGCCAGTGCGTGCTGAACGGGCTCGATCTCGCCGCGGCGCGGCTGGACGGGCTGGCCGCCGACACCGTGATGTTCATCGGCTGCGGCCTGCGCGACCAGGACCTGGCCGGCCTGCAGCTGCCGCGCTGCAATTTCGACGGCGTCGACTTCGGCGCGGCCGACCTGCGCGGCGCCGAGCTGAGCTCGGCCAACCTGCACGGCGCCCGGCTGGCCGGCGCCCGGCTCGACGGCGCCAACGCGCCGCACGTGCTGTTCCTCGACGCCCGGCTCGAAGGCTGCCGCTTCGACGGCGCCATGCTCGAAGGCGCGCTGTTCGTGCGCGCCCGGCTGGCCGACTGCGGCTTCCGCGACGCCAGGCTGCGGCTGTCGGTGTGGGAGCGCGCGCAGTTGGTCGGCGTGGACTGGCGCGGCGCCGATTTCGAATACGCCCGGCTGGAGCACCTGCGCGGCGAGCGGGTCGATGCCCGCGGCGCCGGCTTCGACCACGCCAGCCTGCACGGCGCCGAGTTCGCCGACAGCGATTTCGCCGACGCCCGCCTGCGCCGCGCCCGCGGCACCGATCCCGAGCTGCTGGCGATCCAGCAGCCCCTGTTGAGCCTGGAGTCAGCATGA
- a CDS encoding DUF3540 domain-containing protein has translation MMTTARTPTSLSPREAFAAGQEATVALSLGDGRLLLDDGGPARQALSCLVRPEPGDRVLWQAGRDGERYVLHLLSRPEPAALQVEPAGGADLTLLAPTLKLRATRNLSLASLHDAELSSAGGRLTLSARDLTLNVLESLLHSARNMVGRCENWLMTARGLGRLHARQTMVTADEDVRADAERISLG, from the coding sequence ATGATGACCACTGCCCGCACCCCCACCAGCCTGTCGCCGCGCGAAGCGTTCGCCGCCGGCCAGGAAGCCACCGTCGCGCTGTCGCTCGGCGACGGCCGCCTGCTGCTCGACGACGGCGGCCCGGCGCGCCAGGCGCTCAGCTGCCTGGTCCGGCCCGAGCCGGGCGACCGCGTGCTGTGGCAGGCCGGCCGCGACGGCGAGCGCTACGTGCTGCACCTCTTGAGCCGGCCGGAACCGGCCGCGCTGCAGGTCGAGCCGGCCGGCGGCGCCGACCTGACGCTGCTGGCGCCGACGCTCAAGCTGCGCGCCACCCGCAACCTGTCGCTGGCCTCGCTGCACGACGCCGAGCTGAGCTCGGCCGGCGGCCGGCTCACGCTGTCGGCGCGCGACCTGACGCTGAACGTGCTGGAAAGCCTGCTGCACAGCGCGCGCAACATGGTCGGCCGCTGCGAGAACTGGCTGATGACGGCCAGGGGCCTGGGCCGGCTGCATGCCCGCCAGACCATGGTGACGGCGGACGAGGACGTGCGCGCCGACGCCGAACGGATCAGCCTGGGGTAA
- a CDS encoding DotU family type IV/VI secretion system protein, whose amino-acid sequence MHDADWSHGVLIGRFAEFYEEVALCKQAIVDGRLALMFAGDLPAEPSPHDLAALVSGRLAQRLAAQGRDVAEHAGDAEQRAYRVAQFAMAALADEIFILEVRWPAAEHWLSHLLEYTLFRRREAGRMFFELLASLLRTRGRGQLQLELAAVFLLALQLGFKGEYRGRSGQAALAEYRKRLLGFIAARRPADLLAGPAFPQAYAYTLGDAADRRLAPLTPWYRAAAIGLVVYLLLSSALWFKALVPITSLLHTLMGNGG is encoded by the coding sequence ATGCATGACGCCGACTGGTCGCACGGCGTCCTGATCGGGCGCTTCGCCGAGTTCTACGAGGAAGTGGCGCTGTGCAAGCAGGCCATCGTCGACGGCCGGCTGGCGCTGATGTTCGCCGGCGACCTGCCGGCCGAGCCGAGCCCGCACGACCTCGCCGCGCTGGTCAGCGGCCGGCTGGCCCAGCGGCTGGCGGCGCAGGGCCGCGACGTGGCCGAGCACGCCGGCGACGCCGAGCAGCGCGCCTATCGCGTCGCCCAGTTCGCCATGGCGGCGCTGGCCGACGAGATCTTCATCCTCGAGGTGCGCTGGCCGGCCGCCGAGCACTGGCTGTCGCATCTGCTCGAATACACGCTGTTCCGCCGCCGCGAGGCCGGCCGCATGTTCTTCGAGCTGCTGGCCAGCCTGCTGCGCACGCGCGGCCGGGGCCAGCTGCAGCTGGAACTGGCCGCGGTGTTCCTGCTGGCCTTGCAGCTGGGCTTCAAGGGCGAGTACCGCGGCCGTTCGGGCCAGGCGGCGCTGGCCGAATACCGCAAGCGCCTGCTCGGCTTCATCGCCGCGCGGCGGCCGGCCGACCTGCTGGCCGGCCCGGCCTTCCCGCAGGCCTATGCCTACACCCTGGGCGACGCCGCCGACCGCCGGCTGGCGCCGCTCACGCCGTGGTACCGCGCCGCCGCGATCGGCCTGGTGGTCTACCTGCTGCTGTCGAGCGCGCTGTGGTTCAAGGCGCTGGTGCCGATCACCTCGCTGCTGCACACCCTGATGGGCAACGGAGGATAG
- a CDS encoding contractile injection system protein, VgrG/Pvc8 family, whose translation MISDYRYRQNLNIGAVRAVFTRQYEAWQVEGVPPILQFDAAPVDLPPVGGADSERVFHQHKVYQYGSDKLEAERFARMTGQASRSAASQLSGESFCALFRAGYRFAMSEDQMAGSSPMPVRPTLNGKEFVLTKVEHEASLDGGYKNKFEASETDGLLSAFSLADTQQGSVLATVVDYPDHHTPRSWRFYEKSDFAPQTQDYLDHDSGQSQVTAQGVYVRLATDPDGTRRWVKLAAHMQTAPEIGAQVIVSRANDESELPELQQIVQAGGTRAVTPLESNSPLSWTASTHVGNSYGARYSDGVNVSFGAKSDANLNRAVLIATNAYNTAKFRDTGYSQGANYGFSTAESAAAGASQDLAATYGPYGPADDILGVNESFGSSFSRSIGKVQSSVANHRISYSDSRFGKSESVLYVEQTTTSTSTHVGTVSNTTTMKADNLSTQTVEGVTTSTSTHTGTVTNTTTMKADNISTQTIGGATTSTSTHTGAVTNTTTMDSTSTTTTTHNGTVNNTTTVNATSNNTTTHNGSVNNFTTITGTSVSKNVIAVQSNSSAIGVNNSNDAVGLAANFSATGLSSAMSATGVSSHISLTGVDFKMNLFGVSEDISLGIVGYRFANKAANPEINMEGPVIQLLAALKIVI comes from the coding sequence GTGATCAGCGACTACCGCTACCGGCAGAACCTCAACATCGGCGCGGTGCGCGCGGTGTTCACCCGGCAGTACGAGGCCTGGCAGGTCGAGGGCGTGCCGCCGATCCTGCAGTTCGACGCGGCGCCGGTCGACCTGCCGCCGGTCGGCGGCGCCGACAGCGAGCGGGTGTTCCACCAGCACAAGGTCTACCAGTACGGCAGCGACAAGCTCGAGGCCGAGCGCTTCGCCCGCATGACCGGCCAGGCCAGCCGCTCGGCCGCCAGCCAGCTGTCGGGCGAGAGCTTCTGCGCGCTGTTCCGCGCCGGCTACCGCTTCGCCATGAGCGAGGACCAGATGGCCGGCAGCTCGCCGATGCCGGTGCGGCCGACGCTGAACGGCAAGGAATTCGTACTCACCAAGGTCGAGCACGAGGCCAGCCTCGACGGCGGCTACAAGAACAAGTTCGAGGCCAGCGAGACCGACGGCCTCCTGTCGGCCTTCTCGCTGGCCGATACCCAGCAGGGCTCGGTGCTGGCCACCGTGGTCGACTACCCGGACCACCACACGCCGCGCAGCTGGCGCTTCTACGAGAAGAGCGACTTCGCGCCGCAGACCCAGGACTACCTCGACCACGACAGCGGCCAGAGCCAGGTGACCGCCCAGGGCGTCTACGTGCGGCTGGCCACCGATCCGGACGGCACCCGCCGCTGGGTCAAGCTGGCCGCCCACATGCAGACCGCGCCCGAGATCGGCGCCCAGGTCATCGTCAGCCGCGCCAACGACGAATCGGAGCTGCCCGAGCTGCAGCAGATCGTCCAGGCCGGCGGCACCCGCGCGGTGACGCCGCTCGAATCGAATTCGCCGCTGTCGTGGACCGCCAGCACCCACGTCGGCAACAGCTACGGCGCGCGCTACAGCGACGGCGTCAACGTCTCGTTCGGCGCCAAGTCGGACGCCAACCTCAACCGTGCGGTGCTGATCGCCACCAACGCCTACAACACCGCCAAGTTCCGCGACACCGGCTACAGCCAGGGCGCCAACTACGGCTTCTCGACCGCCGAGTCGGCCGCCGCCGGCGCTAGCCAGGACCTGGCCGCGACCTACGGCCCCTACGGCCCGGCCGACGACATCCTCGGCGTCAACGAGTCGTTCGGCTCCTCGTTCAGCCGCAGCATCGGCAAGGTGCAGTCGAGCGTGGCCAACCACCGCATCAGCTATTCGGACAGCCGCTTCGGCAAGTCCGAGAGCGTGCTCTACGTCGAGCAGACCACCACCTCGACCAGCACCCACGTCGGCACGGTGAGCAACACCACCACCATGAAGGCCGACAACCTCAGCACCCAGACCGTCGAAGGGGTGACCACCTCGACCAGCACGCATACCGGCACGGTGACCAACACCACCACGATGAAGGCCGACAACATCAGCACCCAGACCATCGGCGGCGCCACCACCTCGACCAGCACCCACACCGGCGCGGTGACCAACACCACCACGATGGACAGCACCTCGACCACCACCACCACCCACAACGGCACGGTCAACAACACCACCACGGTCAACGCCACCAGCAACAACACCACCACCCACAACGGCAGCGTCAACAACTTCACCACCATCACCGGCACCAGCGTGTCGAAGAACGTGATCGCGGTACAGAGCAACAGCAGCGCCATCGGGGTGAACAACAGCAACGACGCCGTCGGCCTGGCCGCCAATTTCAGCGCCACGGGCCTGAGCAGCGCGATGTCGGCGACCGGGGTGTCGTCGCACATCTCGCTGACCGGGGTCGATTTCAAGATGAACCTGTTCGGCGTGTCGGAGGACATCTCGCTGGGCATCGTGGGCTATCGCTTCGCCAACAAGGCGGCGAACCCGGAGATCAACATGGAAGGCCCGGTGATCCAGTTGCTGGCGGCCCTGAAGATCGTGATCTGA
- a CDS encoding DUF2169 family type VI secretion system accessory protein, whose translation MKTVKPLSLGLLFRPYRRDGQDRFTIAALGFFRLGETAPRFLAEAEQWLAVTAALPKAKPIDELYAKPRGEVLLAGAAHAPGGEPVHELTVRLAIGKVDKRIRVVGDRRWYYGPWYRTTPAQPFVRMPLEDARAYGGPRHPRNPDGCGHTGNPLAGWVGSNEGAMPNLELAGQPVRGHVRALDPAGFGPLDPSRPPRLGWAGHYDEAWLLDDGQGLAPDLDPRFLQTAPADQWHDGPWRGDEAYRLENLHPEHALIEGKLPGFAARAFVRERDGGAVREAAMALDTVWLLPEAMLGVVIYHGEVPVADLDALDLDAVMVAYEPLGAPREPAHYHEVLRLRTEQASAAHNVLREDQLAPALPEAERARRAAASEARLAAKREWKRAARAEAMAEMQAELGFAVDADAMPIDPMLAEIDTLELDPEAIVAGEVDTEAFVARATALAERAQRRGEAQLAALEAERAAQPQAPADPAAERARRYARAAEPAWDLLGGDDPRLAEIDAQLDQAIAAGLLPAEGRAEVRDNVRQMPALRRKARCMAVEPTEPVPSAELAAWLGEQVRQWLLGGVPLVGRDLGGAALAGIDLRGADLREVCFERADLTGACLAGADLRGAGLGGARLDGADLAGARLDGANLSACSAVGARFDGASFGQTLAMKADFSQASFAEAQLQDALMAHATFAGARFAGAALARCMLPEARAAGSDWRGAQLNMCVLLKADLAGADFRGAKLLRCVLLDAQLDGGNWEGAALERSVALGASAAGLRAAGLRAINSGWRRVDWRGADLTEARFADCDLGEGCFETARLDAGLFARCLLHGAHLADASARGANFLQAMCRSADFRQADLREATLRQAVLDGADFYRARIEGTDFDPVARRRLAKHGRPA comes from the coding sequence ATGAAGACCGTCAAACCGCTCAGCCTCGGCCTGCTGTTCCGCCCCTACCGGCGCGACGGCCAGGACCGCTTCACCATCGCCGCGCTCGGTTTCTTCCGGCTCGGCGAGACGGCGCCGCGCTTCCTGGCCGAGGCCGAGCAGTGGCTGGCGGTCACCGCCGCGCTGCCCAAGGCCAAGCCGATCGACGAGCTGTATGCCAAGCCGCGCGGCGAGGTGCTGCTGGCCGGCGCGGCGCACGCGCCGGGCGGCGAGCCGGTCCACGAACTGACGGTGCGGCTGGCGATCGGCAAGGTCGACAAGCGCATCCGGGTGGTCGGCGACCGGCGCTGGTACTACGGGCCGTGGTACCGCACCACGCCGGCCCAGCCCTTCGTCCGCATGCCGCTGGAGGACGCGCGCGCCTACGGCGGCCCGCGCCACCCGCGCAATCCCGACGGCTGCGGCCACACCGGCAACCCGCTGGCCGGCTGGGTCGGCAGCAACGAGGGCGCGATGCCCAACCTGGAACTGGCCGGCCAGCCGGTGCGCGGCCATGTGCGCGCGCTCGATCCGGCCGGCTTCGGCCCGCTCGACCCGAGCCGGCCGCCGCGGCTGGGCTGGGCCGGCCATTACGACGAAGCCTGGCTGCTCGACGACGGCCAGGGCCTGGCTCCCGACCTCGATCCGCGCTTCCTGCAGACCGCGCCGGCCGACCAGTGGCACGACGGCCCCTGGCGCGGCGACGAGGCCTACCGGCTGGAGAACCTGCATCCGGAGCACGCGCTGATCGAGGGCAAGCTGCCCGGCTTCGCCGCGCGCGCCTTCGTGCGCGAGCGCGACGGCGGCGCGGTGCGCGAGGCGGCGATGGCGCTCGACACGGTGTGGCTGCTGCCCGAGGCCATGCTCGGCGTGGTCATCTACCACGGCGAGGTGCCGGTCGCCGACCTCGACGCGCTCGACCTCGACGCGGTGATGGTGGCCTACGAGCCGCTCGGCGCACCGCGCGAGCCGGCCCATTACCACGAGGTGCTGCGGCTGCGCACCGAGCAGGCCAGCGCGGCCCACAACGTGCTGCGCGAGGACCAGCTGGCGCCGGCGCTGCCCGAGGCCGAGCGCGCCCGCCGCGCCGCCGCCAGCGAAGCCCGGCTGGCGGCCAAGCGCGAGTGGAAGCGGGCGGCGCGGGCCGAGGCGATGGCCGAGATGCAGGCCGAGCTGGGCTTCGCCGTCGACGCCGATGCCATGCCGATCGACCCGATGCTGGCCGAGATCGACACGCTCGAACTCGACCCCGAGGCCATCGTCGCAGGCGAGGTCGATACCGAGGCCTTCGTCGCGCGCGCGACCGCCTTGGCCGAGCGCGCGCAGCGGCGCGGCGAGGCGCAGCTGGCGGCGCTCGAGGCCGAACGCGCGGCGCAGCCGCAGGCGCCGGCCGACCCGGCCGCCGAGCGCGCCCGCCGCTATGCGCGCGCGGCCGAGCCGGCCTGGGACCTGCTCGGCGGCGACGACCCGCGGCTGGCCGAGATCGACGCCCAGCTCGACCAGGCCATCGCCGCCGGCCTGCTGCCGGCCGAGGGCCGCGCCGAGGTGCGCGACAACGTGCGGCAGATGCCGGCGCTGCGCCGCAAGGCGCGCTGCATGGCGGTCGAGCCGACCGAGCCGGTGCCGTCGGCCGAGCTGGCCGCCTGGCTCGGCGAGCAGGTGCGGCAATGGCTGCTCGGCGGCGTGCCGCTGGTCGGCCGCGACCTCGGCGGCGCCGCGCTGGCCGGCATCGACCTGCGCGGCGCCGACCTGCGCGAAGTCTGCTTCGAGCGCGCCGACCTCACCGGCGCCTGCCTCGCCGGCGCCGACCTGCGCGGTGCCGGTCTCGGCGGCGCCAGGCTCGACGGCGCCGACCTGGCCGGCGCCCGGCTCGACGGCGCCAACCTCAGCGCCTGCTCGGCCGTCGGCGCCCGTTTCGACGGCGCCAGCTTCGGCCAGACGCTGGCGATGAAGGCCGACTTCAGCCAGGCCAGTTTCGCCGAGGCCCAGTTGCAGGACGCGCTGATGGCGCACGCGACCTTCGCCGGCGCCCGCTTCGCCGGCGCGGCGCTGGCGCGCTGCATGCTGCCCGAGGCCCGCGCCGCCGGCAGCGACTGGCGCGGCGCCCAGCTGAACATGTGCGTGCTGCTCAAGGCCGACCTGGCCGGCGCCGATTTCCGCGGCGCCAAGCTGCTGCGCTGCGTGCTGCTCGACGCGCAGCTCGACGGCGGCAACTGGGAAGGCGCCGCGCTCGAGCGCAGCGTGGCGCTCGGCGCCAGCGCGGCCGGCCTGCGCGCCGCCGGCCTGCGCGCGATCAACAGCGGCTGGCGCCGGGTCGACTGGCGCGGCGCCGACCTGACCGAGGCGCGCTTCGCCGACTGCGACCTCGGCGAGGGCTGCTTCGAGACCGCCCGGCTCGACGCCGGCCTGTTCGCCCGCTGCCTGCTGCACGGCGCCCACCTGGCGGACGCCAGCGCGCGCGGCGCCAACTTCCTGCAGGCGATGTGCCGCAGCGCCGACTTCCGCCAGGCCGACCTGCGCGAGGCGACGCTGCGCCAGGCGGTGCTCGACGGCGCCGACTTCTACCGGGCCCGCATCGAGGGCACCGATTTCGACCCGGTGGCGCGGCGCCGCCTGGCCAAGCACGGGAGGCCGGCATGA
- the tssK gene encoding type VI secretion system baseplate subunit TssK codes for MDISAQLPEAVLWSEGMLLSPQHLQQNDLYWHHQLRHQVTMLQPYYWGLIDFGFDEGALAGGRVRIERLHAVMPDGLVVQYPGADGSSALVLDLKTADWSGDAPLRIYLAVPVRDKGAASVGSPIQRYQAQPGSLEVDDNTMESRLQVGRLRPLLSLQAGDRVPPRYVLCPIMEIVRDAGGHYRLGAYQPPMLRMSAGAFLGEDRLDARLWALTETIRAKIRDLAGTRRVDDNVDRLDTEARQQLFVARHLASLLPIFELRLRTRVAHPYDVYLSLAAMVGQFAALGTNPTPPVLETYRHDDCRAGFVAALEFIESRLALISPPFEAMLFERVSDTCFARRLPDGVRPDRLIIELRPREGQSDRDLRQWMTQARIGSDKLMPVLELRRLPGAKLAILEPRRAGGLSVSDGALLYELINQRIDHQDQTVEVMQAGRTLMVQGPADGHGPREIVLHRDRSGAPGAAAAAAQAAPAGLVQAGVAPAHSQEHGPHA; via the coding sequence ATGGACATTTCCGCCCAACTGCCCGAAGCCGTGCTGTGGTCCGAAGGCATGCTGCTGTCGCCGCAGCACCTGCAGCAGAACGACCTCTACTGGCACCACCAGCTGCGCCACCAGGTGACCATGCTGCAGCCCTACTACTGGGGCCTGATCGACTTCGGCTTCGACGAGGGCGCGCTGGCCGGCGGCCGGGTGCGCATCGAACGGCTGCACGCGGTGATGCCCGACGGCCTGGTGGTGCAGTACCCGGGCGCCGACGGCAGCAGCGCGCTGGTGCTCGACCTGAAGACCGCCGACTGGTCGGGCGACGCGCCGCTGCGCATCTACCTGGCGGTGCCGGTGCGCGATAAGGGCGCCGCCTCGGTCGGCAGCCCGATCCAGCGCTACCAGGCGCAGCCCGGTTCGCTCGAAGTCGACGACAACACCATGGAGAGCCGGCTGCAGGTCGGCCGGCTGCGGCCGCTCCTGTCGCTGCAGGCCGGCGACCGGGTGCCGCCGCGCTACGTGCTGTGCCCGATCATGGAGATCGTGCGCGACGCCGGCGGCCACTACCGGCTCGGCGCCTACCAGCCGCCGATGCTGCGCATGAGCGCCGGCGCCTTCCTCGGCGAGGACCGGCTCGACGCGCGGCTGTGGGCGCTGACCGAGACCATCCGCGCCAAGATCCGCGACCTGGCCGGCACCCGCCGGGTCGACGACAACGTCGACCGGCTCGACACGGAAGCGCGCCAGCAGCTGTTCGTCGCGCGCCACCTGGCCTCGCTGCTGCCGATCTTCGAACTGCGCCTGCGCACCCGCGTCGCCCATCCCTACGACGTCTACCTGTCGCTGGCGGCGATGGTCGGCCAGTTCGCCGCGCTCGGCACCAACCCGACCCCGCCGGTGCTGGAGACCTATCGCCACGACGACTGCCGCGCCGGCTTCGTCGCCGCGCTGGAATTCATCGAGTCGCGGCTGGCGCTGATCAGCCCGCCGTTCGAGGCGATGCTGTTCGAGCGCGTGTCGGACACCTGCTTCGCCCGCCGGCTGCCCGACGGCGTGCGGCCGGACCGGCTGATCATTGAGCTGCGGCCGCGCGAGGGCCAGTCCGACCGCGACCTGCGGCAGTGGATGACCCAGGCGCGCATCGGCAGCGACAAGCTGATGCCGGTGCTCGAACTGCGCCGCCTGCCGGGCGCCAAGCTGGCCATCCTGGAGCCGCGCCGCGCCGGCGGGCTCAGCGTGTCGGACGGCGCGCTGCTGTACGAGCTGATCAACCAGCGCATCGACCACCAGGACCAGACCGTCGAGGTGATGCAGGCCGGCCGCACGCTGATGGTGCAGGGCCCGGCCGACGGCCACGGCCCGCGCGAGATCGTGCTGCACCGCGACCGCAGCGGCGCGCCCGGCGCGGCTGCGGCCGCCGCGCAGGCCGCGCCGGCCGGCCTGGTCCAGGCCGGCGTGGCGCCGGCCCATTCCCAGGAGCATGGCCCCCATGCATGA
- a CDS encoding contractile injection system protein, VgrG/Pvc8 family, translating to MNAPFQAIGVGRVETVERPEPALFLHLAIFIDSRTVIGDETLRLVSFTGSESVSEPFEYQLELHANDQWKRDPQSRARIETLRFDELIGKPVTFAVDLPARLADPETELAQSNRDFQDAIAGKPAPSLSLFNGIVASLAMGAPGVYHLTVKPALHRLTLANRYQIYDDRTVVQALTDVLAYHHIVPDMAAADSLAISRQQDWLQAGESDYDFVRRLMGKAHLYFYFRQNARGHQLVFANRADYPDQVMGGRPLRYVFTDTQENGLASST from the coding sequence ATGAACGCGCCTTTCCAAGCCATCGGCGTCGGCCGCGTCGAGACGGTGGAGCGGCCCGAACCGGCGCTGTTCCTGCACCTGGCGATCTTCATCGACAGCCGGACCGTCATCGGCGACGAAACGCTGCGGCTGGTCAGCTTCACCGGCAGCGAAAGCGTGTCCGAGCCGTTCGAATACCAGCTCGAGCTGCACGCCAACGACCAGTGGAAGCGCGATCCGCAGTCGCGCGCGCGGATCGAGACGCTGCGTTTCGACGAGCTGATCGGCAAGCCGGTGACCTTCGCGGTCGACCTGCCGGCGCGGCTGGCCGATCCGGAGACCGAGCTGGCCCAGTCCAACCGCGATTTCCAGGACGCCATCGCCGGCAAGCCGGCGCCGAGCCTGTCGCTGTTCAACGGCATCGTCGCCAGCCTGGCGATGGGTGCGCCGGGCGTCTACCACCTGACGGTGAAGCCGGCGCTGCACCGGCTGACGCTGGCCAACCGCTACCAGATCTACGACGACCGCACGGTGGTGCAGGCGCTGACCGACGTGCTGGCCTACCACCACATCGTGCCCGACATGGCCGCGGCCGACAGCCTGGCCATCAGCCGCCAGCAGGACTGGCTGCAGGCCGGCGAATCGGACTACGACTTCGTCCGCCGGCTGATGGGCAAGGCCCACCTGTACTTCTACTTCCGCCAGAACGCGCGCGGCCACCAGCTGGTGTTCGCCAACCGCGCCGACTATCCCGACCAGGTGATGGGCGGCCGGCCGCTGCGCTACGTGTTCACCGACACGCAGGAGAACGGCCTCGCCAGTTCGACGTGA
- the tssG gene encoding type VI secretion system baseplate subunit TssG — MATHGRRPDRPLTRQLREEPTRFDFYQLVRLLLRERGGDGGDLGQALDAAVRFRANLELGFPGHEVRVLREPAGGAGPVEVETGNYALAGYLGPLPSVLFERMLERMRDEEPVMARFLDLFNHRINVLRYRLKAAPRLGLNSAPPERTDMADMLAASMGMAAPGLAAQLDQLGLPQRGWLSLAGLLANPRHSAPVLTRVLGRFVGAPVQLESLVGAWRERPAVDLTTLAGKPAGAAPAHDGPVSAPPAGGLGRTVLGQAAAEPAPLRRAPQPLGRSARLGGRVWMQAARVRLTFGPLDYARYCRLLPKPRSNASDAYPQLAGLLRFLLQRRQDAWVHLRLKAGEAPPALLTARERRIDRTGEVPGGIYYGLRLGQTAWLAGDRTREREACFLVAAFEEQAA; from the coding sequence ATGGCCACCCATGGTCGGCGCCCAGATCGTCCTCTGACGCGGCAACTGCGCGAGGAGCCGACGCGCTTCGATTTCTACCAGCTGGTGCGGCTGCTGCTGCGCGAGCGCGGCGGCGACGGCGGCGACCTCGGCCAGGCGCTCGACGCCGCGGTGCGCTTCCGCGCCAACCTCGAGCTGGGCTTCCCCGGCCACGAGGTGCGGGTGCTGCGCGAGCCGGCCGGCGGCGCCGGCCCGGTCGAGGTCGAGACCGGCAACTACGCGCTGGCCGGCTACCTCGGCCCGCTGCCCTCGGTGCTGTTCGAACGCATGCTCGAGCGCATGCGCGACGAGGAGCCGGTGATGGCGCGCTTCCTCGACCTGTTCAACCACCGCATCAACGTGCTGCGCTACCGGCTCAAGGCCGCGCCGCGGCTGGGCCTCAACTCGGCGCCGCCCGAGCGCACCGACATGGCCGACATGCTGGCCGCCAGCATGGGCATGGCGGCGCCCGGCCTCGCTGCGCAGCTGGACCAGCTGGGCCTGCCGCAGCGCGGCTGGCTCAGCCTCGCCGGCCTCCTGGCCAACCCGCGCCACAGCGCGCCGGTGCTGACCCGGGTGCTGGGCCGCTTCGTCGGCGCGCCGGTGCAGCTCGAATCGCTGGTCGGCGCCTGGCGCGAGCGGCCGGCGGTGGACCTGACCACGCTGGCCGGCAAGCCGGCCGGCGCCGCGCCGGCGCACGACGGACCGGTTTCCGCTCCTCCGGCCGGCGGCCTGGGCCGGACCGTGCTGGGCCAGGCCGCGGCCGAACCGGCGCCGCTGCGCCGCGCGCCGCAGCCGCTGGGCCGCTCGGCCCGGCTCGGCGGGCGGGTCTGGATGCAGGCGGCGCGGGTGCGGCTGACCTTCGGCCCGCTCGACTACGCGCGCTATTGCCGCCTGCTGCCCAAGCCGCGCAGCAATGCCTCCGACGCCTATCCGCAGCTGGCCGGCCTGCTGCGCTTCCTGCTGCAGCGCCGCCAGGACGCCTGGGTCCACCTGCGCCTGAAGGCCGGCGAGGCGCCGCCGGCGCTGCTGACCGCGCGCGAGCGCCGCATCGACCGCACGGGCGAAGTGCCCGGCGGCATCTATTACGGCCTGCGGCTGGGCCAGACCGCCTGGCTGGCCGGCGACCGCACGCGCGAGCGCGAAGCCTGCTTCCTGGTCGCCGCCTTCGAGGAGCAGGCCGCATGA
- a CDS encoding PAAR-like domain-containing protein encodes MFANTNLGVLNLGFPDVCLTPPLAIPIPYPNLTFSFFHIPSFFQLIIGGGLAENILTQGTISLGDFAGVMLGVASG; translated from the coding sequence ATGTTCGCCAACACCAATCTCGGCGTGCTCAACCTCGGCTTCCCGGACGTCTGCCTGACGCCGCCGCTGGCCATCCCGATCCCGTACCCGAACCTGACCTTCTCGTTCTTCCATATCCCGTCGTTCTTCCAGCTGATCATCGGCGGCGGGCTGGCCGAGAACATCCTGACCCAGGGCACGATCAGCCTGGGCGACTTCGCCGGCGTCATGCTCGGCGTCGCCTCGGGATGA